In a single window of the Flavobacteriales bacterium genome:
- the kdsB gene encoding 3-deoxy-manno-octulosonate cytidylyltransferase, giving the protein MTKVVGIIPSRYASTRFPAKPLVDIAGKSMIQRVYEQTSKAKLLSDVIVATDDERIFDHVKGFGGKVMMTSTEHQTGTDRCAEVLSQLESVDAVINIQGDEPFIEPEQIDQLAVLFENPETEIATLIKRIDDAEDLFSNTVIKVVKAANGKAIYFSRTAIPYLKGVEPKDWLLNAAFYKHIGIYAYRAEVLETLSSLRQTELEKAESLEQLRWLENGYSIQLAETEHESNSVDTPEDLERLLKNMI; this is encoded by the coding sequence ATGACCAAAGTCGTTGGCATTATTCCATCACGCTATGCGAGCACGCGCTTTCCAGCCAAGCCATTGGTGGATATTGCGGGCAAGAGCATGATCCAACGCGTGTACGAGCAGACTTCGAAAGCCAAGTTGCTCAGCGATGTGATCGTGGCCACGGATGATGAACGCATCTTCGATCATGTGAAAGGGTTCGGAGGAAAGGTGATGATGACCTCCACCGAACATCAGACAGGAACAGACCGCTGTGCGGAAGTGCTTTCCCAGTTAGAAAGTGTGGATGCGGTGATCAACATTCAGGGAGATGAACCGTTTATTGAACCCGAGCAGATCGATCAACTGGCTGTGCTTTTCGAGAACCCAGAAACAGAGATTGCTACGCTGATCAAACGCATTGATGATGCGGAAGACCTTTTCAGCAACACGGTCATCAAAGTGGTGAAGGCTGCGAATGGCAAAGCCATCTATTTCAGCCGAACGGCTATCCCATATTTGAAAGGTGTGGAGCCGAAAGACTGGTTGCTGAACGCTGCATTTTACAAGCATATCGGCATTTATGCGTATCGCGCTGAAGTGCTGGAAACACTTTCCTCGCTACGGCAGACCGAACTGGAAAAAGCCGAAAGTCTGGAACAGTTGCGTTGGTTGGAAAACGGTTATTCCATCCAACTTGCTGAAACAGAACACGAAAGCAACTCGGTGGATACACCCGAAGATCTTGAGCGGCT